The Acropora palmata chromosome 10, jaAcrPala1.3, whole genome shotgun sequence genome contains a region encoding:
- the LOC141894100 gene encoding uncharacterized protein LOC141894100: MDNLNSEELKFPVQESCGDEEEKDSRTPECKEKKRLQGNGSLSEELSLRSKLANRTFVPRSLAHDTENFLLPNGIQCTEDVEQFEGVQSGSSLKNFKRTNKWFVIRDRKRQFWEVKLPEFPAQPFKKRRIENGDLRARKQILPRGCQRKFGEVKDRKSPSQPLKKKMIGNEGKRARKQFLVRGCKRKKKMIGNEGKRARKQFLVRGCKRNFGEVKDPKSPSQPVKKKKIGNEGKRLVEKSEKRCRTHWGHENNRFCSKLFDPGGSHQTNFQVGEVGVIHLVFALQILHL; this comes from the exons ATGGACAATTTGAACAGTGAAGAGTTAAAGTTTCCTGTCCAAGAGAGTTGTGgagatgaagaagaaaaagactCAAGAACTCCGGAGTGCAAGGAAAAGAAGAGACTGCAGGGAAATGGTAGCCTCAGCGAAGAGTTGTCGCTCAGAAGCAAACTTGCAAACCGTACTTTTGTGCCACGATCTTTAGCACATG ATACAGAGAATTTTCTGCTACCAAATGGGATACAATGTACAGAAGACGTGGAACAGTTTGAAGGAGTTCAATCTGGGAGCAGCTTAAAAAATTTTAAGAG aaCAAATAAGTGGTTTGTAATCAGAGATCGTAAAAGACAATTTTGGGAGGTGAAACTCCCGGAATTTCCTGCTCAACCATTCAAAAAGAGGAGGATTGAGAATGGGGACCTCAG agcAAGGAAGCAGATTTTACCCAGAGGTTGCCAAAGAAAGTTTGGGGAGGTGAAAGATCGCAAGTCTCCTTCTCagcctttgaaaaagaaaatgattggGAATGAGGGCAAAAG agCAAGGAAGCAGTTTTTAGTCAGAGgttgcaaaagaaa aaagaaaatgattggGAATGAGGGCAAAAG agCAAGGAAGCAGTTTTTAGTCAGAGgttgcaaaagaaactttgggGAGGTGAAAGATCCCAAGTCTCCTTCTCAAcctgtgaaaaagaaaaagattggGAATGAGGGCAAGAGGTTGGTTGAAAAGTCTGAAAAAAGATGTAGAACACACTGGGGGCATGAAAACAACCGTTTTTGCAGTAAGTTGTTTGATCCTGGAGGATCACACCAGACAAACTTCCAAGTTGGTGAAGTTGGAGTCATCCATTTGGTGTTTGCACTTCAAATCCTCCATTTGTGA